A single genomic interval of Stieleria maiorica harbors:
- the araD gene encoding L-arabinonate dehydratase, with product MAQNSSHDPTRLRSHRWFGPDDMRSFGHRSRLKGMGFDDIDYQNRPVVAILNTWSELNTCHSHFRDRADEVRRGILQSGGFPVEVPVMSLGEMLMKPTTMLYRNLLAMEVEEVLRCHPIDAAVLMGGCDKTVPAMLMGAISADIPSIFLPAGPMLKGRWKNETLGSGSDVWKYWDERVAGNLCDQDWKGIENCIARSAGTCMTMGTASTMAAVTEAMGMSLGGAACVPAVFSDHCRLATRTGRRAVEMAWENLKPSDILTRQSIENALMASLAIGGSTNAIVHLIAIAGRLGIELTLDHFDELSRTTPVLGDIRPGGRFLMEDFYNAGGLPALLARISDLLHTECRTVGGGTLGSQIEGAEAIDDDVIRTRENPVSAAGGTCLLKGNLAPNGCVIKSIAADPKLLTHRGPALVFDDYPQMKATLHDPDLDVTADSVLILRNAGPLGAPGFPEWGMLPIPKKLLQAGVRDMVRLSDARMSGTSYGTCVLHIAPESAAGGPLALVETGDEIEIDVPNRRIHWHVSDEEIDRRRQSKDLGTLLPERGYGHLYAKHVTQADRGCDFDFLEGRSPGQEPGIH from the coding sequence ATGGCCCAGAATTCCTCCCACGATCCGACACGTCTGCGTTCCCATCGCTGGTTCGGTCCTGATGACATGCGATCCTTCGGGCATCGTTCGCGACTGAAGGGCATGGGGTTTGACGACATCGATTATCAGAACCGACCGGTCGTCGCGATCCTGAACACCTGGAGCGAGCTGAATACGTGTCATTCACACTTTCGTGATCGCGCCGACGAGGTCCGGCGTGGGATTCTGCAATCGGGCGGGTTCCCGGTCGAAGTCCCCGTGATGTCGTTGGGCGAAATGTTGATGAAGCCCACAACCATGTTGTATCGCAATCTGTTGGCGATGGAGGTGGAGGAGGTCCTGCGCTGTCACCCGATCGATGCGGCAGTCTTGATGGGCGGCTGTGACAAGACGGTTCCGGCGATGTTGATGGGGGCCATCAGTGCTGACATCCCGTCGATCTTTCTGCCCGCCGGACCCATGTTGAAGGGACGCTGGAAGAACGAAACACTCGGCAGCGGCAGCGACGTCTGGAAGTATTGGGACGAACGGGTCGCCGGCAACCTGTGTGACCAGGATTGGAAGGGCATCGAGAACTGTATCGCGCGTTCGGCCGGGACTTGCATGACGATGGGGACCGCCAGCACGATGGCCGCGGTGACCGAAGCGATGGGGATGTCGCTCGGCGGGGCCGCCTGTGTTCCCGCGGTATTTTCCGATCACTGTCGGCTGGCCACGCGAACCGGTCGACGCGCGGTGGAGATGGCCTGGGAAAACCTCAAACCCTCGGACATCCTCACACGTCAATCGATCGAAAACGCGTTGATGGCTTCGCTGGCGATCGGAGGCAGCACCAACGCGATCGTTCACCTGATCGCGATCGCCGGACGGCTGGGGATTGAACTGACGCTGGATCATTTCGACGAACTGTCGCGGACGACTCCGGTGCTGGGCGATATTCGTCCCGGTGGACGGTTCTTGATGGAGGACTTTTACAACGCCGGCGGATTGCCGGCGCTGCTGGCGCGAATCAGCGATCTGCTGCACACCGAATGTCGCACCGTCGGCGGCGGAACGTTGGGGTCGCAAATCGAAGGTGCAGAAGCGATCGACGACGACGTCATTCGCACGCGTGAAAACCCGGTCTCGGCCGCCGGAGGAACCTGCTTATTGAAGGGCAATCTGGCGCCCAACGGTTGCGTGATTAAATCGATCGCCGCCGATCCGAAACTGTTGACCCACCGTGGCCCCGCGCTGGTCTTTGACGACTATCCGCAGATGAAGGCGACGTTACATGACCCCGATTTGGACGTCACCGCCGACAGCGTTCTGATCCTTCGCAACGCCGGTCCGCTCGGCGCACCTGGCTTTCCGGAATGGGGCATGCTGCCGATCCCCAAGAAACTGTTGCAAGCCGGCGTCAGGGACATGGTGCGGCTGAGTGACGCGCGGATGAGCGGCACCAGTTACGGAACGTGCGTGCTGCATATCGCACCCGAAAGCGCCGCCGGCGGACCGTTGGCACTCGTCGAAACCGGCGACGAAATCGAAATCGATGTGCCCAATCGACGGATCCATTGGCATGTCAGCGACGAAGAGATCGATCGTCGACGACAATCCAAAGACTTGGGCACGCTGCTGCCCGAACGCGGCTACGGGCACCTGTATGCCAAGCATGTCACCCAGGCCGACCGGGGTTGCGATTTCGATTTCCTCGAAGGCCGTTCACCGGGCCAAGAACCCGGCATTCATTGA
- a CDS encoding HD-GYP domain-containing protein, with product MSSNVSSIDPQSTCVGIPVPTVNAPLVVDSHVRVERHQDVPPGKIMIVDDEIANVMIAKKILSQAGHSDFETTTDSTLAMNLIHTREPDVVLLDINMPHVDGISILSQIRSVDKFKRLPVLILTANTHSEVKLRCLELGATDFLIKPIDPMELAPRVRNALQSKMYHDQLFYHAAELEKIVMRRTKELEKSRREVIYCLARAAELRDNDTGNHVIRVGRYAGVIARNLGLPERFVDDLELAAQLHDVGKIAIPDAILLKPGKLEPEEYEIIKGHVKHGRQIIKPFAAHDAATMRSHVQTGSEILADGTSLMRLAASIAQTHHEKVDGTGYPIGLAGDDIPIEGRITAVADVFDALSSERPYKKAMPREKCFSILEEGRGTHFDSDVLDAFFAGASDIVRIQVEFADYC from the coding sequence ATGAGTTCCAACGTTTCCTCGATCGACCCCCAATCCACTTGTGTCGGAATCCCGGTTCCGACGGTCAACGCCCCCTTGGTTGTCGATTCGCACGTTCGTGTCGAACGCCATCAGGATGTCCCGCCCGGAAAGATCATGATCGTGGACGACGAGATCGCCAACGTCATGATCGCCAAGAAGATTCTGTCCCAAGCCGGACACAGCGATTTTGAAACGACCACCGATTCGACTCTCGCGATGAACCTGATTCACACCCGCGAGCCCGATGTCGTGCTGTTGGACATCAACATGCCGCACGTCGACGGGATTTCGATTCTGTCGCAGATCCGCAGCGTCGATAAATTCAAGCGTCTGCCGGTATTGATCCTGACCGCGAACACTCACAGCGAAGTCAAGCTGCGCTGTCTGGAACTCGGCGCGACGGACTTTTTGATCAAGCCGATCGACCCGATGGAACTTGCCCCACGGGTTCGCAACGCGCTGCAGAGCAAGATGTACCACGACCAGCTGTTCTATCACGCCGCGGAGCTCGAAAAGATCGTCATGCGGCGGACGAAGGAATTGGAAAAGTCGCGACGCGAAGTGATCTATTGCCTGGCCCGAGCCGCGGAATTGCGCGACAACGACACCGGAAACCACGTGATCCGAGTGGGCCGATATGCCGGAGTGATCGCCCGCAATTTGGGGTTGCCCGAACGCTTCGTCGACGACCTGGAACTGGCCGCCCAACTGCATGACGTCGGAAAGATCGCGATCCCCGACGCGATTCTGCTCAAGCCCGGCAAACTGGAACCGGAGGAGTACGAGATCATCAAGGGGCACGTCAAACACGGACGTCAGATCATCAAACCCTTCGCCGCCCACGACGCCGCGACGATGCGTAGCCACGTGCAGACCGGATCGGAGATTCTCGCCGACGGTACGTCGTTGATGCGGTTGGCGGCCAGCATCGCCCAGACCCACCACGAGAAAGTGGACGGCACGGGATACCCGATCGGCCTGGCCGGCGATGACATCCCGATCGAAGGTCGGATCACCGCGGTGGCCGACGTCTTTGATGCCTTGTCCTCCGAACGCCCCTACAAGAAAGCGATGCCACGCGAAAAGTGCTTCTCGATCCTGGAGGAAGGCCGGGGAACCCACTTCGATTCCGACGTCCTGGACGCGTTTTTCGCCGGAGCCTCGGACATCGTTCGCATCCAGGTCGAATTCGCCGACTACTGCTGA
- a CDS encoding Gfo/Idh/MocA family protein → MTSAQCRWGILSTANIARKNWQAIRLSGSGVVRGVSSRSRERAGQFIDECQWDAPFETVPEAFEGHEALLACGDIDAVYVPMPTGVRKEWVIAAAEAKKHVLIEKPVAVNAADAQQMLDACNANGVQLMDGVMFDHGKRIGSVSEQVRSASLGQLRRIQAHFSFTGDSEFQSANIRTDSVLEPHGCLGDLGWYCIRFILWASGFRDPVEVSGRTITPLRRDGSDEWVPGEFAGELVFDGGLTAGFFCSFCTANQQLATLSGDCGYLTIDDFVLPLYDSKTEYQVHRHELEIDNCRWNFRRRSETFACDEYHSGESNAQEVEMMRTFNAIVTAGTLQPALAQRALQTQRILDACRRSDSLGGQRVSLNPSS, encoded by the coding sequence ATGACAAGTGCGCAGTGTCGTTGGGGAATCCTTAGTACGGCCAATATTGCGAGAAAGAATTGGCAAGCGATCCGATTGAGTGGCAGCGGGGTCGTCCGCGGCGTCTCGAGCCGATCGCGCGAGCGGGCCGGCCAGTTCATCGACGAGTGCCAATGGGACGCTCCCTTTGAAACCGTCCCCGAGGCCTTTGAGGGGCACGAAGCGCTGTTGGCGTGCGGCGACATCGACGCGGTCTATGTGCCGATGCCGACCGGGGTGAGAAAGGAATGGGTGATCGCCGCTGCGGAAGCCAAGAAGCACGTGTTGATCGAAAAACCGGTCGCCGTCAACGCCGCCGATGCCCAGCAGATGCTCGACGCCTGCAACGCCAACGGCGTCCAGTTGATGGACGGAGTGATGTTCGACCATGGCAAGCGAATCGGCTCCGTCAGCGAGCAGGTCCGGTCGGCATCGCTGGGCCAGCTCCGCCGCATCCAGGCCCATTTTTCGTTCACCGGTGACTCGGAATTCCAATCCGCCAACATCCGAACCGACAGCGTGTTGGAACCCCACGGCTGCCTGGGCGATCTAGGCTGGTACTGCATCCGATTCATCCTCTGGGCCAGCGGCTTTCGCGATCCCGTCGAAGTCTCCGGCCGCACGATCACACCGCTGCGCCGCGACGGGTCCGACGAGTGGGTGCCGGGAGAGTTTGCCGGCGAACTGGTGTTTGACGGCGGGCTGACGGCCGGATTCTTTTGTTCGTTCTGTACGGCCAATCAACAACTCGCAACCCTGTCGGGCGATTGCGGCTACCTGACGATCGACGATTTCGTGTTGCCGCTGTACGACTCCAAGACCGAGTATCAAGTCCACCGCCACGAGTTGGAGATCGACAACTGCCGTTGGAATTTCCGCCGCCGCAGTGAGACGTTTGCCTGTGACGAATACCACAGCGGTGAATCGAACGCGCAGGAAGTGGAAATGATGCGGACGTTCAACGCGATCGTGACGGCCGGCACGCTCCAACCCGCCCTCGCCCAGCGGGCCTTGCAAACCCAACGGATTCTAGACGCTTGCCGACGAAGCGATTCGCTGGGTGGCCAGCGCGTTTCACTCAACCCCAGCTCGTAA
- a CDS encoding DEAD/DEAH box helicase, translating to MKSFQEMELYRPLEKRLAELDYTVPTPIQAQTIPAAVEGKDILGCAQTGTGKTAAFALPILDYLGHDAPRAASGRPLVLVLAPTRELAIQIGQSFHTYGKHVRFRQTLVYGGVGQSEQVRSLKKGAHVLIATPGRLIDLMDQGHVQLSDVEILVLDEADRMLDMGFMPAIKKIIAKLPDDRQSLFFSATMPPKIRQLADQLLFNPFEVNVTPKTKSVAKIDQSVRMMERSEKVERLVKVLRGDDVVRSIVFTRTKHGANALTRKLEKHQISAVAIHGNKSQSARQKALGAFRDNRISVLVATDVAARGIDIDDVTHVVNFDMPVDPESYVHRVGRTGRAGADGIAISFCTADEQDKLREIEKLIGQPLRVQNPGAKLSEPTGNAAASRKPSGRNGLRSNGSPATGGHRHKKRYAKGGWNKRRATAKA from the coding sequence TTGAAATCATTTCAAGAAATGGAATTGTACCGGCCGCTGGAAAAACGATTGGCCGAACTGGACTACACCGTCCCGACCCCGATTCAAGCACAAACCATCCCCGCCGCCGTCGAAGGCAAAGACATTTTGGGTTGCGCCCAGACCGGCACCGGCAAGACGGCTGCGTTCGCGCTGCCGATCCTGGACTACCTGGGCCATGACGCACCGCGAGCCGCTTCCGGTCGCCCGCTGGTCCTCGTCCTTGCACCGACCCGCGAGCTGGCCATTCAAATCGGACAGAGTTTTCACACCTATGGAAAACATGTCCGATTTCGCCAGACCCTGGTTTACGGCGGTGTGGGGCAAAGCGAACAGGTGCGTTCGCTAAAGAAAGGCGCCCACGTCTTGATCGCCACCCCGGGGCGACTGATCGATCTGATGGACCAAGGCCACGTGCAGCTTTCCGACGTGGAAATCCTGGTCCTGGACGAAGCCGATCGAATGTTGGACATGGGATTCATGCCGGCGATTAAAAAGATCATCGCCAAGTTGCCCGATGATCGCCAGTCACTGTTCTTTTCAGCGACGATGCCGCCGAAGATCCGCCAATTGGCCGACCAATTGCTGTTCAACCCGTTTGAAGTCAACGTGACGCCGAAAACCAAAAGCGTTGCCAAGATCGATCAAAGCGTCCGCATGATGGAGCGAAGCGAAAAGGTGGAACGCCTGGTCAAGGTACTCCGCGGTGACGATGTGGTTCGATCCATCGTCTTCACCCGCACCAAGCATGGTGCCAACGCGTTGACGCGCAAATTGGAAAAGCACCAGATCAGCGCGGTCGCTATCCACGGCAACAAAAGCCAGTCGGCCCGCCAGAAAGCGCTCGGCGCGTTTCGTGACAACCGCATCTCCGTCCTGGTCGCCACCGACGTCGCCGCACGTGGGATCGACATCGATGACGTCACCCACGTCGTCAACTTTGACATGCCCGTCGACCCGGAAAGTTATGTCCACCGCGTCGGCCGAACCGGACGCGCCGGCGCCGATGGCATCGCGATCTCGTTTTGCACCGCGGATGAGCAAGACAAGCTCCGCGAGATCGAGAAACTGATCGGCCAACCCTTGCGAGTCCAAAACCCGGGTGCGAAGCTGAGCGAGCCGACCGGCAACGCAGCGGCCTCTCGCAAGCCGAGCGGTCGCAACGGATTGCGATCAAACGGATCACCCGCAACAGGCGGCCATCGCCACAAAAAGCGCTACGCGAAAGGCGGCTGGAACAAACGCCGCGCGACCGCAAAAGCTTAA
- a CDS encoding solute:sodium symporter family transporter: MTIATFLFFTALVAFATWWVTRGGGASTDESYFLAGRSLTGVFIAGSLLLTNLSTEQLIGLNAAAFTEGLSVMAWEVVAGISLVALALVFLPRYLKSGIATIPQFFEERYGSGVRTLTTFLFVIAYMLILLPFVLYLGANGLSGMLELESRLGLTQIQTIWTVIIFIAAVGGGYAIWGGLKAVAVSDTFNGAGLLIGGLMITYFTLSKIAGDDGSLFSAFSLIADRDPDAFRSLGTADEDVSWPTLFTGVLLLNFFYWSTNQQIIQRTFGAKNLAEGQKGVLLAAFFKIMAPLILVLPGIAAAYMVATDSAFADRVQATTDGAANRAYGALVVSVLPESLVGFFAAVVVGSILSTFNSVLNSSATLFSLDIYKRFLRPEATTRQVVISGQLCSFVVAVFAVIAAPTFFHGREGVFGFFQKLNGIYFIPILAIMLVGLLNRTVDGMSALVTLIVGLTAMSVGTFLSGQSESDPGWVVGTFGSGYHFMGVVFFGLVVLQLTLGAVGFRRSQPYVQKDVGAVDLTPWKAAPYVGAGLIGLAISLYAVFAF; encoded by the coding sequence ATGACGATCGCAACGTTCCTGTTTTTCACCGCATTGGTCGCGTTTGCAACTTGGTGGGTCACCCGTGGCGGCGGCGCTTCGACCGACGAGAGTTATTTTCTGGCGGGGCGATCACTCACGGGCGTGTTCATCGCCGGCTCGCTGCTGCTGACCAACCTGTCGACCGAACAATTGATCGGGCTCAACGCCGCCGCCTTCACCGAAGGGCTCTCCGTGATGGCATGGGAGGTCGTCGCGGGGATCTCGCTGGTCGCGTTGGCGCTGGTGTTCCTGCCACGCTATTTGAAATCGGGGATCGCGACGATCCCGCAGTTCTTTGAAGAGCGTTACGGCAGTGGGGTGCGCACGCTGACGACGTTTCTGTTCGTCATCGCCTACATGCTGATCTTGCTGCCCTTCGTGTTGTACCTGGGTGCCAACGGGCTGTCGGGGATGCTGGAACTGGAATCCCGTTTGGGCCTGACGCAGATCCAAACGATCTGGACGGTGATCATCTTCATCGCCGCGGTGGGCGGCGGCTACGCGATTTGGGGCGGGCTGAAAGCGGTCGCGGTTTCGGACACCTTCAATGGAGCGGGGTTGTTGATCGGCGGATTGATGATCACCTACTTCACGCTGTCCAAGATTGCCGGGGACGACGGCAGTCTGTTCTCGGCGTTTTCGCTGATCGCCGACCGCGACCCCGACGCCTTTCGATCGCTGGGAACGGCCGACGAAGACGTGTCGTGGCCGACACTGTTTACCGGCGTTCTGCTGCTGAACTTTTTTTATTGGTCGACCAACCAGCAAATCATTCAGCGGACGTTCGGGGCAAAAAACCTGGCCGAGGGGCAGAAGGGCGTGCTGTTGGCGGCGTTCTTTAAGATCATGGCCCCGCTGATCCTGGTGCTGCCGGGAATCGCGGCGGCGTACATGGTCGCGACGGACTCGGCATTCGCCGATCGCGTCCAGGCGACCACCGACGGGGCGGCCAACCGCGCTTACGGGGCCCTGGTCGTCTCGGTGTTGCCGGAATCATTGGTCGGATTTTTTGCCGCGGTGGTTGTCGGGTCCATCCTGTCGACGTTCAACTCGGTCCTCAACAGCAGCGCGACCCTGTTTTCACTGGACATCTACAAACGGTTCCTGCGGCCCGAGGCCACCACACGCCAGGTGGTGATCTCTGGCCAGCTGTGCAGCTTTGTCGTCGCCGTGTTCGCGGTGATCGCCGCGCCCACGTTTTTCCATGGCCGCGAGGGAGTTTTCGGATTCTTTCAAAAACTGAACGGCATTTACTTCATCCCGATCCTGGCCATCATGCTGGTCGGTCTGCTCAATCGCACCGTCGACGGCATGTCTGCATTGGTTACCTTGATCGTCGGATTGACAGCGATGTCGGTCGGTACGTTCCTGAGCGGCCAGAGTGAATCGGACCCCGGCTGGGTGGTCGGCACGTTCGGTTCGGGATACCACTTCATGGGCGTGGTGTTCTTCGGATTGGTCGTGTTGCAATTGACGCTCGGTGCGGTCGGGTTCCGCCGCAGCCAGCCGTACGTCCAGAAGGATGTGGGGGCGGTGGATCTGACACCCTGGAAAGCCGCCCCCTATGTCGGCGCCGGCCTGATCGGACTTGCGATTTCACTCTACGCGGTGTTCGCGTTCTGA
- a CDS encoding ATP-binding protein, translating into MRSPLKPGQRFGDFRIRGLIGRGKAGFVYSADDLLAKRRCALKLLCRMSSHDLYRNKLGFRRMTPFRHPCLLRTDRIEIIEKYTVLSMEEVEGETLYSAALRMKDLPPQDAYRRLHSLLHDYAVGLAVMHFGGLVHRDLKPTNLMVRNNGHGVIVDYGLVANCDPETDPDGLRPYIAGTPRYFSPEALWEQSYTPAGDVFSLGLVMLDCLNEISGSDQWLRQGDFADWVRDEDEQTIADAVSGMNEDIPPLLRMAVAGMLSADRTKRPSSLELVAMTKTDDNPIRLVTTHHLFGRERELEQCQRWIREIYRGRTGRLHIHGEAGAGKTRLLDELERQLRQNNWGQVFRVKCRSRENQTLQVLDQIADQIAQRYARTDRESLKLDPVSASILIHSFPQLRHVIVADLAETSFLFSAAPERLDALSAASRLSRELRKVGPLIIIIDDAQWSDHDSDTVWDELQKDTDGSLGIITSSRNPETNQRQPADERVYVGPLPAEAALAFLQTAATRWDANINPAGLQELIDVARGNAFRLQELAEEFRPEGMLHQVEESDDATNSNLGDVDRLWRARFDRLSDDAKSILAFIVTAAAPVSISQLAELSGRGDQVDVSIVELVNQRLVNDDATGTECITVVHDKIADGLIENLDRDELHQAHLAWADLLSKLNRPRDFAARIAGHFYAADQDGAALPFAIMAAENADRAFAKSEAGEWHEKVLQQVAGDAREKHLRDAARCFHEADLPEKAAQHYLTLSEASTDLHERLRFQTLALQLLVRSGQMERARPLLADLAGRFDIRLAPSSGHRSLDDRTELSRLAADLRELDNLDEIGLHLDGTGLQQPIPPISASPEVADEAMPRQDSIEACELHFCNEISRSMAMLDFQGTMRLVLHGAHRALEHGSINDRIHQGAMAQIWSVMLCGRKLSTARQSREALDKMLFRVQGQPADKSTGEIRSAIAFVETLAMRWDAVPDAVDACIVDYIADEKPLRFEIARTRWLRLWSEWHLGRWDTMRSMAHEMVDDARRRNDSYQQLVATVGFSGNAFLLSDGVDELRQRCEDNRRIMTDTGQMELIHFFQWMQSVQQSIYLAKFRTASRLVIDMRQSIGKSPIRRMPLVRVCVDHLTALVSLHLRDRQSDDPLTAPTVVANCLRRLSNLPSEYAQMLAALLSGIERRLSGAPEEAIEAFQRAAELASRQGLFPYQLAAEDGLLNCIKAEADADALCQQMVNHHVQCPEKLERLYTVAPPRPAPDHVRSAVS; encoded by the coding sequence ATGCGTTCTCCGCTCAAACCGGGGCAGCGGTTCGGCGATTTTCGCATTCGTGGGCTGATCGGCCGCGGCAAAGCGGGGTTCGTCTATTCGGCAGATGACTTATTGGCCAAGCGACGCTGCGCGCTCAAACTGCTGTGCCGGATGTCGTCTCACGATTTGTATCGAAACAAACTGGGGTTTCGGCGGATGACCCCGTTTCGACACCCGTGCCTGTTGCGCACCGACCGGATCGAGATCATCGAGAAGTACACGGTGTTGTCGATGGAGGAGGTCGAAGGCGAGACGCTGTATTCGGCGGCGCTGCGGATGAAGGATCTGCCCCCGCAGGATGCTTATCGCCGGCTCCATTCGTTGCTGCATGACTATGCCGTCGGACTGGCGGTCATGCACTTCGGCGGCTTGGTGCACCGCGACTTGAAGCCGACCAACCTGATGGTCCGCAACAACGGTCACGGGGTGATTGTCGACTATGGCTTGGTCGCCAACTGCGACCCGGAAACCGATCCCGACGGTCTGCGACCCTACATCGCCGGGACGCCACGGTATTTCTCTCCGGAAGCCCTGTGGGAACAAAGCTACACGCCGGCGGGCGATGTTTTCAGCCTGGGCTTGGTGATGCTGGATTGCTTGAACGAGATTTCTGGAAGCGATCAGTGGCTGCGCCAGGGGGACTTCGCCGACTGGGTGCGCGACGAAGACGAGCAGACGATCGCCGACGCCGTCTCGGGGATGAACGAGGACATCCCGCCGCTGCTGCGGATGGCCGTCGCCGGCATGTTGAGCGCCGACCGCACCAAACGCCCTTCGTCACTGGAATTGGTGGCGATGACCAAGACCGATGACAATCCGATCCGGCTGGTCACGACCCACCACCTGTTCGGCCGCGAACGAGAACTGGAACAGTGCCAACGATGGATCCGCGAGATCTATCGCGGCCGCACCGGCCGGCTGCACATTCACGGCGAAGCGGGCGCCGGCAAGACCCGGTTGCTCGATGAGCTCGAGCGTCAATTGCGACAAAACAACTGGGGCCAGGTGTTCCGCGTCAAATGCCGGTCGCGTGAAAACCAAACGCTGCAGGTGTTGGACCAGATCGCTGACCAGATCGCCCAGCGGTACGCGCGAACGGATCGCGAATCGCTGAAACTGGATCCGGTCAGCGCGTCGATCTTGATCCACTCCTTTCCCCAGTTGCGACACGTGATCGTCGCGGACCTGGCCGAGACGTCGTTCCTGTTCTCCGCCGCGCCGGAAAGACTGGACGCGCTTTCGGCGGCATCGCGTTTGAGCCGCGAACTGCGAAAAGTGGGGCCGTTGATCATCATCATCGACGACGCCCAGTGGTCCGATCACGACAGCGACACCGTCTGGGACGAATTGCAGAAGGACACCGACGGATCGCTGGGAATCATCACGTCGTCGCGAAATCCGGAAACCAATCAACGCCAGCCGGCCGACGAACGCGTTTACGTCGGCCCGCTGCCGGCCGAAGCGGCGCTGGCGTTTTTGCAGACGGCGGCAACACGATGGGATGCCAACATCAACCCGGCCGGTCTGCAGGAACTGATCGACGTCGCCCGCGGCAACGCCTTTCGATTGCAAGAGTTGGCCGAAGAGTTTCGCCCCGAAGGCATGCTGCATCAGGTCGAAGAGTCCGACGATGCGACCAACTCGAACCTCGGCGACGTCGATCGACTTTGGCGAGCCAGGTTTGACCGTTTGAGCGACGATGCAAAGTCGATCCTGGCTTTCATTGTGACCGCCGCCGCTCCGGTCTCGATCAGCCAACTCGCGGAACTGTCCGGACGTGGCGACCAGGTCGACGTTTCCATCGTCGAACTGGTCAATCAACGCTTGGTCAATGACGACGCCACCGGCACCGAATGTATCACGGTCGTTCACGACAAGATCGCCGACGGTTTGATCGAAAACCTGGACCGGGACGAACTGCACCAAGCCCATTTGGCGTGGGCGGACCTGTTATCAAAACTGAACCGGCCGCGCGACTTCGCGGCGCGAATCGCCGGCCACTTTTACGCCGCCGACCAAGACGGCGCCGCGCTGCCGTTCGCGATCATGGCCGCCGAAAACGCCGACCGCGCGTTCGCCAAATCAGAGGCCGGGGAGTGGCACGAAAAAGTGCTGCAGCAGGTCGCCGGGGATGCCCGCGAGAAACACCTGCGGGATGCCGCACGCTGTTTTCATGAAGCCGACCTGCCGGAAAAAGCCGCCCAGCACTACCTGACCCTTTCCGAGGCGTCGACCGACCTGCACGAACGCCTGCGGTTTCAAACGCTGGCGCTCCAATTGCTCGTTCGCAGCGGGCAAATGGAGCGCGCACGCCCCCTGTTGGCCGATCTGGCGGGCCGATTTGATATCCGACTCGCCCCCAGTTCTGGGCATCGATCACTCGATGACCGAACAGAACTTTCCCGCCTGGCCGCTGACCTGCGTGAGCTGGATAACCTGGATGAAATCGGCCTGCACTTGGATGGAACCGGCCTGCAACAACCGATTCCGCCGATCTCCGCCTCGCCGGAGGTCGCCGACGAGGCGATGCCGCGACAAGATTCCATCGAAGCGTGCGAGTTGCACTTTTGCAACGAAATCAGCCGCTCGATGGCGATGCTCGACTTCCAGGGTACCATGCGGCTGGTGCTGCACGGTGCCCACCGCGCGCTGGAACACGGATCGATCAACGATCGAATTCATCAGGGAGCGATGGCCCAGATCTGGTCCGTGATGCTCTGCGGTCGCAAGCTGAGCACCGCGCGGCAGAGTCGCGAAGCGCTGGACAAGATGCTCTTTCGCGTTCAAGGCCAACCGGCCGACAAGTCGACCGGGGAAATCCGCTCGGCGATCGCATTCGTCGAAACACTGGCGATGCGGTGGGACGCCGTTCCCGATGCCGTTGACGCCTGCATTGTCGATTACATCGCCGACGAAAAACCGCTGCGGTTCGAAATCGCTCGCACCCGCTGGTTGCGGCTGTGGTCCGAGTGGCACCTGGGACGCTGGGACACGATGCGGTCGATGGCCCACGAGATGGTCGATGACGCCCGACGCCGCAATGATTCCTACCAACAATTGGTCGCGACGGTCGGTTTCAGCGGCAATGCGTTCTTGTTGTCCGACGGTGTTGATGAACTTCGACAACGATGCGAAGACAACCGTCGCATCATGACCGACACGGGGCAGATGGAACTGATCCATTTCTTCCAGTGGATGCAATCGGTCCAACAATCGATTTATCTGGCGAAGTTCCGTACGGCATCACGGCTGGTGATCGACATGCGACAGTCCATCGGAAAATCGCCGATCCGACGGATGCCGTTGGTCCGAGTCTGCGTGGACCATCTGACCGCACTGGTTTCACTACACCTCCGCGATCGACAATCCGACGACCCTTTGACGGCCCCCACCGTCGTCGCAAACTGCCTGCGGCGATTGTCCAATCTGCCGTCGGAGTATGCTCAAATGCTGGCCGCACTGCTGAGCGGCATTGAGCGACGTCTGTCCGGCGCACCTGAAGAGGCGATCGAGGCGTTTCAGCGTGCCGCGGAATTGGCCAGCCGGCAAGGTCTGTTCCCCTATCAGCTGGCCGCCGAAGACGGACTGTTGAACTGCATCAAGGCGGAAGCCGATGCCGACGCCCTGTGCCAGCAGATGGTCAACCATCACGTCCAATGCCCCGAAAAATTGGAACGGCTCTACACCGTCGCCCCGCCGCGACCGGCACCGGATCACGTGAGATCAGCGGTGTCCTAA